A single window of Synechococcus sp. C9 DNA harbors:
- a CDS encoding ABC transporter permease, which translates to MDIRESLGMATRTLAANRLRSFLTVLGIVIGNAAVIGMVGLGQAAQRYTQGQFASLGTNVLFVVPGREDARRRGIQPPATLTWEDAQAIATQVPAARWVAAQISDSFLASYGSRTTRTNVTGTEADFFRVQSFDLAGGRFFNELDVQRHSRVVVLGSDLAVKLFGDRSPLGNRIRLNNLSFAVIGVLEPKGAFLGSNRDDAAYIPLTTMANQLTGRRSPYGLTVGFISVSARDEASVSAAQFQMTNLLRRRHKITDEDDFYIRTQKEAVAIAGNVTGVLTIVLAATAGISLLVGGIGIMNIMLVSVTERTQEIGLRKAIGATERDILQQFLLEAIVLAMAGGVLGTAVGTAGVVTIALVTPLSAQVSWGAVALAVGVSGTIGLVFGVAPAQRAARLDPIVALRTA; encoded by the coding sequence ATGGACATTCGTGAATCCCTGGGGATGGCCACCCGCACCCTGGCCGCCAACCGGTTACGCAGTTTCCTGACCGTGCTGGGAATTGTCATCGGCAATGCCGCCGTGATTGGGATGGTGGGGCTAGGCCAGGCCGCCCAACGCTATACCCAGGGGCAATTTGCCTCCTTGGGAACCAATGTTTTATTTGTGGTGCCGGGGCGGGAGGATGCCCGACGGCGGGGAATTCAACCCCCCGCTACCCTCACCTGGGAGGATGCCCAGGCCATTGCCACCCAAGTCCCAGCGGCCCGGTGGGTTGCCGCCCAGATCAGTGACAGTTTTTTGGCCAGCTACGGCAGTCGCACCACCCGCACCAATGTCACGGGCACGGAGGCGGATTTTTTCCGGGTGCAGAGTTTTGACCTGGCGGGGGGGCGGTTTTTTAACGAACTGGATGTGCAGCGGCACAGCCGGGTGGTGGTGCTGGGGAGCGATTTGGCGGTAAAATTATTTGGCGACCGTTCCCCCCTGGGCAACCGGATACGCCTGAATAATCTCAGTTTTGCCGTGATTGGGGTGCTGGAACCCAAGGGGGCATTTCTGGGCAGTAACCGGGATGATGCGGCCTACATTCCCCTGACCACCATGGCGAATCAACTCACGGGCCGCCGTTCCCCCTATGGATTGACCGTGGGGTTTATTTCCGTCTCGGCGCGGGATGAGGCGAGTGTGAGTGCCGCCCAGTTTCAGATGACGAATTTATTACGCCGTCGGCACAAGATTACCGATGAGGATGATTTTTATATCCGCACCCAAAAAGAAGCGGTGGCAATTGCGGGGAATGTCACCGGGGTCTTGACGATTGTGCTGGCGGCAACGGCGGGCATTTCCCTGCTGGTGGGGGGGATTGGGATCATGAATATCATGCTGGTTTCCGTGACCGAACGTACCCAGGAAATTGGGTTACGCAAGGCGATTGGGGCGACGGAACGGGATATTTTGCAACAGTTTTTGCTGGAGGCAATTGTGCTGGCGATGGCTGGGGGGGTGTTGGGTACGGCGGTGGGAACGGCGGGGGTGGTCACCATTGCCCTGGTCACGCCCCTATCTGCCCAGGTATCCTGGGGAGCAGTGGCGCTGGCGGTGGGGGTATCGGGAACGATTGGACTGGTGTTTGGGGTGGCACCGGCACAACGAGCCGCCCGATTAGACCCGATTGTCGCCTTGCGAACCGCATAA
- a CDS encoding ABC transporter ATP-binding protein produces MGNLIQFERVSKTYGQGDNLVHALREVSLTIQSGEYCAIMGTSGSGKSTAMNIIGCLDRPTAGDYYFQGENVAGCTSAQLAHIRNRQIGFVFQQFHLLPQLTALENVTLPLVYAGVPPRERQRRARLALEQVGLGHRLENKPTQLSGGQQQRVAIARAMVNQPALLLADEPTGALDSRTSHEVMELFAQLHQAGVTIVMVTHEPDIARRAERIIWFRDGQVLQDHLRPEDVQHAIMTM; encoded by the coding sequence GTGGGGAATTTAATCCAGTTCGAGCGGGTCAGCAAAACCTATGGACAGGGGGATAACCTCGTCCACGCCCTGCGGGAAGTGTCCCTGACCATCCAAAGCGGGGAATACTGCGCCATCATGGGAACTTCCGGCTCCGGCAAGTCCACAGCGATGAATATCATTGGCTGTTTAGACCGTCCTACCGCCGGGGATTATTACTTCCAGGGGGAGAATGTGGCAGGTTGTACCTCTGCCCAGTTGGCGCACATCCGTAACCGGCAGATTGGGTTTGTGTTTCAGCAGTTCCATCTCCTGCCCCAACTCACCGCCCTGGAGAATGTGACCCTGCCCCTGGTGTATGCGGGGGTACCGCCCCGGGAACGGCAACGGCGGGCGCGCCTGGCTCTGGAACAGGTGGGGCTGGGACATCGCTTGGAGAATAAACCTACCCAACTCTCCGGCGGGCAACAACAACGGGTGGCGATTGCCCGGGCGATGGTCAATCAACCGGCTTTACTCCTGGCGGACGAACCCACCGGGGCTTTGGATTCCCGCACCAGCCATGAGGTGATGGAATTATTCGCCCAACTGCACCAGGCAGGGGTAACGATTGTGATGGTGACCCACGAACCAGACATTGCTCGCAGGGCGGAACGGATCATCTGGTTCCGGGATGGGCAGGTGCTTCAGGATCATTTGCGCCCGGAAGATGTCCAGCACGCCATCATGACAATGTAA